A genomic window from Anaerolineae bacterium includes:
- a CDS encoding MT-A70 family methyltransferase: MNASDDLLHFIGKRKFSTILADPPWQFQNRTGKMAPEHKRLSRYSTMKLQEIKDLPVEAIAEERAHLYLWVPNALLAEGMQVMENWGFKYKTNLIWYKIRKDGGPDRRGVGFYFRNVTEMILFGVRGKNIRTLQPGRSQENIISSRKREHSRKPDEQYDIIESCSWGPYLELFGRGTKKGWITWGNQSEEYTPDWATYSNHSQTGKVIPFEKVKAG; this comes from the coding sequence ATGAATGCGTCAGATGATTTATTACATTTTATTGGTAAAAGAAAGTTTTCTACAATACTTGCAGATCCACCTTGGCAGTTTCAGAACCGTACAGGTAAAATGGCCCCAGAACATAAACGGTTATCACGTTATTCAACAATGAAATTACAAGAAATAAAAGACCTGCCTGTAGAAGCAATTGCTGAAGAAAGAGCACATCTTTATTTGTGGGTTCCAAATGCACTCTTGGCAGAAGGTATGCAAGTAATGGAAAACTGGGGATTTAAATATAAAACAAATCTGATCTGGTATAAAATAAGGAAGGATGGTGGTCCTGACAGGAGAGGGGTTGGATTTTATTTCAGGAATGTGACGGAAATGATTTTGTTTGGTGTTCGCGGGAAAAATATTAGAACTTTACAACCAGGAAGAAGTCAGGAAAATATTATATCATCGCGCAAAAGAGAACATAGCCGGAAACCAGATGAACAGTACGATATAATCGAATCTTGCAGTTGGGGTCCATATTTAGAACTTTTTGGAAGAGGAACAAAAAAAGGATGGATTACTTGGGGTAATCAATCTGAAGAATATACTCCAGATTGGGCAACATATTCAAATCACTCTCAAACAGGGAAAGTCATACCGTTTGAAAAAGTTAAGGCCGGGTGA
- a CDS encoding site-specific DNA-methyltransferase: MRYYIANDLNIFDFDQRFEIAESSLAPFYYDVANKIKLYNLDTFSFFPHIPDNCVDLIFADPPYFLSSGGITCRSGKRVCVNKGKWDKSRSIESVHNFNKKWLIEIKRILKANGTIWVCGTFHNIFSVGFALQELDFKILNNIVWEKQDPPPNLTQKYFTHASEHLIWASKTKHSKHTFNYDMLKTISNGKPMKSVWRDIWEMPSADKSEKLFGKHPTQKPEEVVKRAIIASSNINDLVFDPFCGSGTTGVVCKKLNRKFVGIDNEIAYLNIAQKRLKATINDVKYTSF; encoded by the coding sequence ATGAGATATTATATTGCCAATGATTTAAACATATTTGATTTTGATCAACGGTTTGAAATTGCTGAAAGCAGTCTTGCGCCATTTTATTATGATGTTGCGAATAAAATTAAATTATATAATTTAGATACATTCTCATTTTTCCCACATATACCAGACAATTGTGTCGATCTGATCTTTGCAGATCCGCCCTATTTTTTATCATCCGGCGGTATAACGTGTCGCAGTGGGAAAAGGGTATGTGTAAATAAGGGGAAGTGGGATAAATCACGCAGCATTGAATCTGTTCATAATTTCAATAAAAAATGGTTGATAGAAATTAAGCGAATTCTGAAAGCAAATGGTACAATTTGGGTTTGTGGTACATTTCATAATATATTCTCAGTTGGCTTTGCCTTGCAGGAGTTAGACTTTAAAATATTAAACAATATCGTCTGGGAAAAGCAAGACCCTCCTCCAAATTTAACCCAAAAATATTTTACTCATGCTTCTGAGCATCTTATTTGGGCATCAAAAACAAAGCATTCAAAACATACTTTTAATTATGATATGCTCAAAACTATCTCAAATGGGAAACCAATGAAATCTGTATGGAGAGATATCTGGGAAATGCCATCAGCTGATAAGTCTGAAAAACTTTTTGGAAAACATCCAACACAAAAGCCGGAAGAAGTTGTTAAAAGAGCTATAATAGCATCCAGTAATATTAACGATTTAGTATTCGATCCCTTTTGCGGGAGTGGCACAACGGGAGTTGTGTGTAAAAAACTAAATCGAAAATTTGTTGGTATTGATAATGAGATAGCGTATTTGAATATAGCCCAAAAAAGATTAAAGGCGACAATCAATGATGTTAAATATACTTCGTTTTAG